A single region of the Salicibibacter cibi genome encodes:
- a CDS encoding SpoVR family protein has product MPAGELRQLEDKIEAITEIAKGFGLDYFPMRYEVCPADIIYTFGAYGMPTRFSHWSFGKQFHKMKVQYDLGLSKIYELVINSNPCYAFLLNNNSLIQNQLIVAHVLAHSDFFKNNYRFRMTRQDMVESMGATAERIAAYEHEHGKQEVETFLDAVLAIQEHVDPGMTIRRREGEHEEKVRNSASTQYADLWEQDRPANPQEKKKKQKFPLEPEKDVMWFIEENSLELEEWQRDIMTMMREEMLYFWPQMETKIMNEGWASYWHARIMREMDLTSAEAIEFSQLNANVIMPSKTSINPYYLGLKIFEDIEERYDNPNEEMKERGVVPGRGRDKIFEVRELETDQSFIRNYLTQDFVEREDLYVFARKGSNYEVVDKDWTNIRDELVASRVNGGFPHITVTNGDYLKAGELLLTHNYEGTELDVTYLEKTLPYLYQLWGRPVHLETVIQAKPTVFTFDGRRVQRKTT; this is encoded by the coding sequence ATGCCTGCAGGTGAGTTGCGTCAATTGGAAGATAAAATTGAAGCTATTACAGAAATCGCCAAAGGGTTTGGCTTGGATTATTTTCCGATGCGTTATGAGGTTTGTCCGGCGGATATCATTTATACATTCGGAGCGTATGGAATGCCGACGCGTTTTTCCCATTGGAGCTTTGGGAAACAATTTCATAAGATGAAGGTGCAGTATGATCTGGGGCTGAGTAAAATTTATGAACTTGTCATTAACTCTAATCCTTGTTACGCATTTTTATTAAATAATAACAGCTTAATCCAGAATCAATTAATTGTTGCCCATGTTTTGGCACACAGTGATTTTTTTAAAAACAATTACCGTTTTCGAATGACAAGGCAAGACATGGTGGAAAGTATGGGTGCTACAGCTGAACGAATTGCAGCCTACGAACATGAACACGGAAAACAGGAAGTCGAAACGTTTTTGGATGCGGTGCTTGCGATTCAAGAGCATGTCGATCCGGGTATGACTATTCGCAGACGTGAAGGGGAGCACGAAGAAAAGGTGCGCAATTCAGCCTCGACGCAGTACGCGGATTTATGGGAACAGGATCGGCCGGCGAATCCGCAAGAGAAGAAGAAAAAACAGAAGTTTCCGCTAGAGCCCGAGAAGGATGTCATGTGGTTCATTGAAGAGAACAGCTTGGAATTGGAAGAGTGGCAGCGGGACATCATGACGATGATGCGTGAAGAAATGCTCTATTTTTGGCCACAAATGGAAACGAAAATCATGAACGAAGGTTGGGCATCGTATTGGCATGCACGTATTATGCGAGAGATGGATTTAACTTCAGCCGAAGCGATTGAATTTTCTCAATTGAATGCGAATGTTATTATGCCTTCGAAAACATCCATTAACCCTTATTACTTGGGGTTGAAAATATTTGAGGATATTGAAGAACGCTACGACAACCCGAATGAGGAGATGAAGGAAAGAGGGGTTGTTCCCGGCAGAGGGAGGGATAAGATCTTTGAGGTAAGAGAATTGGAGACGGACCAGTCATTTATTCGCAATTATTTAACGCAAGATTTCGTCGAACGGGAAGATTTGTACGTATTTGCGAGGAAGGGAAGCAATTATGAAGTTGTAGATAAAGATTGGACGAACATTCGTGATGAATTGGTGGCATCACGGGTGAATGGCGGTTTTCCTCATATCACAGTAACCAACGGGGACTATTTGAAAGCCGGCGAACTACTTTTGACCCATAATTATGAAGGAACGGAACTGGACGTTACCTATTTGGAGAAAACGCTTCCTTATCTTTACCAACTATGGGGGCGCCCCGTGCATTTGGAAACCGTCATTCAAGCCAAGCCGACCGTTTTCACATTTGACGGCCGACGCGTGCAGCGAAAAACGACTTAA
- the msrA gene encoding peptide-methionine (S)-S-oxide reductase MsrA, translated as MKYEKATFAGGCFWCMVRPFEEMSGIINVRSGYTGGHVDHPSYESVKNGHTGHFEAVQITYDPKRFSYQQLLDLYWAQIDPTDDGGQFHDRGPQYRTAIFYHHKNQLDQAQTSKEAIEKSGKFNGAPIVTEILPATTFYEAEENHQQFYKKQPEAYKEDRAASGRDAFIHAHWHAIE; from the coding sequence ATGAAATACGAAAAGGCCACTTTTGCAGGAGGATGTTTTTGGTGCATGGTGCGACCTTTTGAGGAAATGTCGGGGATCATAAATGTCCGTTCCGGGTATACGGGCGGTCACGTCGATCACCCGTCCTATGAAAGTGTCAAAAATGGACATACCGGCCATTTTGAAGCCGTTCAAATCACATATGACCCAAAACGTTTCTCTTATCAGCAATTGTTGGATCTTTACTGGGCACAAATTGACCCAACCGATGACGGCGGTCAATTCCATGATCGCGGGCCGCAATATAGAACCGCAATTTTTTATCATCATAAAAATCAACTTGATCAAGCGCAAACGTCAAAAGAAGCCATTGAAAAGAGCGGGAAATTTAACGGGGCACCGATCGTTACAGAAATTTTACCGGCAACAACTTTTTATGAAGCCGAAGAAAACCATCAGCAATTTTACAAAAAACAACCGGAAGCGTATAAAGAAGATCGCGCTGCATCCGGTCGAGACGCATTCATCCATGCACATTGGCATGCGATCGAATAA
- a CDS encoding acetyl-CoA carboxylase biotin carboxylase subunit, translating to MFTKVLVANRGEIACRIIQSCQSLGIKAVAIYSEADRDARHTQLADEAYEVGPARVFESYLNVDKILAVAKEAKVNAIHPGYGFLSENSDFATRCHEEGIVFIGPAPETITIMGDKVSARNHMKKAGVPVIPGSIEPITSAEEAVSFAKEQGYPVMLKAAAGGGGIGMEKAENEEELKKAFQSNQRRAMNYFSSGSLYIEKALESPRHIEVQIIGDRRGNVIHLGERDCSIQRRHQKVIEEAPALDLSEDLLTRLRKAAIQAAKSLQYENAGTLEFLVEDGEFYFLEMNTRLQVEHPVTEAITGIDIVREQLNVAAGGPLGIGQSQVQLRGHAIETRIYAEDPNTFFPSPGTIDVFNIPEDEFIRLDTGVQNGTEVTPHYDPLLAKLIVNGKSREETMEKLQKTLALCDIQGLKTNIPFLRAVTDHSDYIAGKITINFVNDHF from the coding sequence ATGTTTACAAAGGTTTTAGTTGCTAATCGAGGAGAAATCGCTTGTCGTATTATTCAAAGTTGTCAATCACTCGGGATTAAGGCAGTCGCGATTTATTCGGAAGCCGATCGTGACGCGCGACACACCCAACTGGCAGATGAAGCTTATGAAGTCGGACCGGCAAGGGTTTTCGAGAGTTATTTGAACGTCGATAAAATCCTGGCTGTTGCAAAAGAGGCGAAAGTGAATGCCATTCATCCGGGATACGGTTTTTTATCTGAGAACTCCGATTTTGCCACGCGTTGTCATGAGGAGGGGATCGTTTTTATCGGTCCTGCTCCGGAGACAATCACGATCATGGGGGATAAAGTTTCGGCGCGCAATCATATGAAAAAGGCAGGAGTGCCTGTGATCCCCGGTTCGATTGAACCGATCACCAGTGCCGAAGAAGCTGTTTCGTTTGCAAAAGAACAGGGCTATCCAGTGATGCTCAAAGCGGCTGCCGGCGGCGGAGGCATAGGGATGGAAAAAGCAGAAAATGAAGAAGAACTTAAAAAAGCATTTCAAAGCAATCAAAGAAGAGCGATGAACTATTTCAGTTCAGGTTCGCTTTATATAGAAAAAGCATTGGAATCTCCGCGCCATATTGAAGTGCAAATTATCGGTGACCGGCGTGGGAATGTCATACACCTTGGAGAAAGGGATTGTTCTATTCAGCGTCGCCATCAAAAAGTAATCGAAGAGGCACCTGCGCTTGATCTTTCGGAGGATCTTTTGACTCGTTTGCGCAAAGCCGCTATTCAGGCGGCGAAATCGTTGCAATATGAAAATGCCGGCACTCTTGAATTTCTTGTCGAAGATGGTGAATTTTATTTTTTGGAAATGAACACTCGTTTGCAAGTGGAACATCCGGTGACGGAAGCAATCACCGGAATTGATATCGTGCGTGAGCAGTTGAACGTAGCTGCGGGTGGGCCATTGGGCATTGGGCAATCGCAAGTGCAATTGCGTGGCCACGCGATCGAAACGCGTATCTACGCAGAAGATCCCAACACATTTTTTCCCTCTCCGGGCACGATTGACGTGTTCAATATCCCCGAAGATGAATTCATTCGTCTTGATACAGGTGTTCAAAACGGCACAGAAGTAACACCGCATTATGACCCTTTGCTCGCGAAGTTGATTGTAAACGGAAAAAGCCGGGAAGAAACGATGGAAAAGCTGCAGAAGACGTTAGCGTTATGCGATATACAAGGACTTAAAACAAACATTCCTTTCTTGCGAGCAGTTACCGATCACTCCGATTATATAGCTGGGAAGATCACAATTAATTTTGT
- a CDS encoding acylphosphatase, whose amino-acid sequence MMTSIHAIAYGVVQGVGFRNFVQEAAEKNHLYGWVRNRKDGAVEIAAEGEKTEVEQFIQMVKKGNAFSRVERVEVEDGADVQHDRQFSIRR is encoded by the coding sequence ATGATGACAAGCATTCACGCAATTGCTTATGGCGTTGTTCAAGGCGTCGGTTTCCGTAACTTTGTGCAAGAAGCAGCAGAAAAAAACCACCTTTACGGCTGGGTGAGAAACCGTAAAGATGGTGCAGTAGAAATCGCAGCAGAAGGCGAAAAAACCGAAGTTGAACAATTTATCCAGATGGTCAAAAAGGGGAATGCATTTTCACGTGTGGAACGCGTTGAAGTTGAGGACGGGGCTGACGTTCAACACGACCGGCAGTTTTCCATTCGCCGTTAA
- a CDS encoding phospholipase D family protein has product MKMNRRLERKPLKRYQAAKIIGVFLVAYAAAMFYGMFKPLPPNISYEGRWHEGTAAEILFDITHEEDGDIQEDHEIFAHIEQMISEADDFIVVDMFLFNDEYDPDMSFPDLASSFSDQLIEKKKANPDLSIVVTTDRINSFYGSRTPDHIQRLEEAGIQVIWTDVVPLRDSNVIYSGLWRTAFQWFGTPKGGWLPSPFDAEAEPVTARSYLDVLNFKANHRKVVINEREALVTSANPHDASAHHSNAAISVRGEIVNDFIESERAVAEMSGADATAFEAMQYNGEQDDSTDGLDTKLITEGAVKEELLMSIDRAGNGDDIWIGMFYISERDVIQALKDAADRGANIRLILDANDESFGHERIGVPNRPVAIELQEYSERIDVRWYNTSGEQYHTKMFYMTDGDTSVVNGGSTNYTRRNLDDLNLETNVMLKAPVDHVLMQEVEAYFHMLWTNDGGHYTDDFNEHGEVAIWKHWLYRLQESSGLSSF; this is encoded by the coding sequence ATGAAAATGAATCGCAGACTTGAACGGAAACCTTTAAAACGTTATCAAGCCGCGAAGATTATTGGCGTATTCCTCGTTGCCTATGCCGCGGCTATGTTTTATGGCATGTTCAAGCCGCTGCCGCCGAATATCTCTTATGAGGGACGATGGCATGAAGGCACCGCAGCGGAAATTTTGTTTGATATCACACACGAAGAGGATGGGGACATACAAGAGGATCACGAGATCTTTGCACATATTGAACAGATGATTTCGGAAGCGGATGATTTCATCGTCGTTGATATGTTTTTATTTAATGACGAATACGATCCCGATATGTCATTTCCGGATCTTGCTTCTTCGTTTAGTGACCAATTAATTGAAAAAAAGAAAGCGAATCCCGACCTCTCCATCGTCGTAACGACGGATCGCATTAACAGTTTCTATGGCTCACGCACGCCGGATCATATTCAACGTTTGGAAGAAGCGGGCATTCAGGTAATTTGGACGGATGTGGTTCCATTGCGGGATTCCAACGTCATTTATTCCGGCTTGTGGCGCACGGCCTTTCAATGGTTTGGCACCCCAAAGGGTGGGTGGTTGCCAAGTCCATTTGATGCTGAAGCTGAACCTGTCACTGCACGTTCTTATTTGGATGTCTTAAATTTTAAAGCGAACCATCGCAAAGTTGTTATTAATGAAAGGGAAGCGCTCGTTACGTCAGCCAATCCCCATGATGCCAGCGCTCACCACTCTAATGCAGCCATATCGGTAAGAGGGGAGATCGTGAACGATTTTATTGAAAGTGAACGGGCAGTCGCTGAAATGTCAGGAGCGGATGCTACGGCTTTTGAAGCTATGCAGTATAATGGGGAGCAGGATGATTCTACAGACGGCTTAGATACAAAATTAATTACTGAGGGCGCAGTGAAAGAGGAGCTCTTGATGTCGATTGATCGTGCGGGAAACGGAGATGATATTTGGATTGGGATGTTTTATATTTCGGAACGTGATGTCATTCAAGCGCTAAAAGATGCAGCGGATCGCGGGGCAAATATCCGGCTGATTCTTGACGCCAATGATGAATCTTTTGGTCATGAGAGAATAGGTGTCCCTAACCGACCGGTTGCGATTGAACTGCAGGAGTACTCCGAGCGAATAGACGTACGTTGGTACAATACGAGTGGGGAGCAATACCATACGAAAATGTTCTATATGACGGACGGGGATACGTCGGTGGTCAATGGCGGATCAACGAATTACACGCGTAGAAACCTTGATGACCTCAACCTTGAAACGAATGTTATGCTCAAAGCTCCCGTTGATCACGTACTCATGCAGGAAGTCGAAGCTTATTTTCATATGTTGTGGACCAATGATGGAGGCCATTATACCGATGATTTCAATGAGCACGGGGAAGTAGCGATATGGAAGCATTGGTTGTACCGTTTGCAAGAATCGAGCGGACTTTCATCTTTTTAG
- a CDS encoding acyl-CoA dehydrogenase family protein — MNFQLTKEQQMIRDTVRDFAEAEIAPKAEEIDRSARFPEELFKKMGSLGIMGIPVAEKYGGAGADTISYALAVEEVGKACGGTGLSYAASVSLGAGPLGSFGSEGQKQEYLVPIAKGDSLGAFGLTEPNAGSDAGGTKTTAVKKEGRYVINGEKCWITNASYAKAVIITAVSGKKENGKNIVSAFIVPTGTPGFQITTPYEKMGVRGSNTTELVLTDVEIPEENVLGDPEKGFGQFLHTLDGGRISIGALALGIAEGAYQKALAYAQERKQFGHKISEFQAIQFKLADMAMEIELARTMVHKAAWVKDQEKSFKKEAAFAKLFASEMATRVCNQALQIHGGSGYMREFGIERMLRDTKLMEIGEGTSEIQHMVISREIGCP, encoded by the coding sequence ATGAATTTTCAATTAACGAAGGAACAACAGATGATTCGTGATACGGTTCGGGATTTTGCAGAAGCGGAAATAGCTCCGAAAGCTGAAGAAATCGACCGCAGCGCACGCTTTCCTGAAGAATTATTTAAAAAAATGGGATCATTAGGGATCATGGGCATTCCGGTTGCTGAAAAATATGGCGGTGCGGGAGCAGACACAATTTCTTACGCATTGGCAGTGGAAGAGGTCGGCAAAGCTTGTGGAGGTACGGGTCTCAGTTACGCCGCGTCGGTTTCACTTGGAGCAGGGCCGCTAGGGTCATTCGGATCGGAAGGGCAAAAACAAGAATATTTGGTGCCGATTGCAAAAGGGGATTCATTAGGCGCTTTCGGGCTTACCGAACCGAACGCAGGCTCTGACGCAGGAGGGACGAAAACGACAGCCGTGAAAAAAGAAGGTCGCTACGTCATTAATGGCGAAAAATGTTGGATTACCAATGCCTCCTATGCAAAAGCGGTCATTATTACTGCGGTGAGCGGAAAGAAAGAAAACGGCAAAAATATCGTTTCCGCGTTTATTGTTCCGACGGGAACCCCTGGGTTTCAGATTACAACGCCATATGAAAAAATGGGAGTACGCGGCTCCAATACAACAGAGTTAGTTTTAACCGATGTAGAAATTCCGGAAGAAAACGTGTTGGGCGATCCGGAAAAAGGGTTCGGTCAGTTTCTCCATACGCTTGATGGCGGACGAATCTCCATCGGCGCGCTCGCTTTGGGGATTGCTGAAGGGGCTTATCAAAAAGCGCTTGCCTATGCGCAGGAACGTAAACAATTCGGCCATAAAATAAGCGAATTTCAAGCGATTCAATTCAAGCTCGCGGATATGGCTATGGAAATAGAGTTGGCAAGGACAATGGTTCATAAAGCCGCCTGGGTAAAAGATCAGGAAAAATCTTTTAAAAAAGAAGCGGCTTTTGCTAAATTATTTGCATCGGAAATGGCAACAAGGGTGTGTAATCAAGCGTTGCAAATCCATGGGGGCTCCGGATATATGCGCGAGTTCGGAATTGAACGAATGCTAAGGGATACGAAATTGATGGAAATCGGAGAAGGGACATCGGAAATCCAGCACATGGTTATATCACGAGAAATCGGTTGTCCGTAA
- the sda gene encoding sporulation histidine kinase inhibitor Sda → MSTLKTLSDALLIEAYKKAKKLNLDKDFIMHLKSEIHRRDLNDDELL, encoded by the coding sequence ATGAGTACCTTAAAAACCTTATCTGATGCATTACTAATTGAAGCTTACAAGAAGGCAAAAAAGCTAAATTTAGACAAAGATTTTATCATGCATTTAAAGAGCGAAATTCATCGTCGAGATTTGAACGACGATGAATTATTATAA
- a CDS encoding phospho-sugar mutase has translation MHKTIERWRHGLQNDRQLSAELERMIQSEDEGSLEDCFYRTLTFGTGGMRGELGPGPNRMNRYTVRKAALGLARYLHATEGTASVVIAFDSRTNSDLFAKEAARTLAKEGINVDLFSSLRPTPMLSFAVREREASAGIMITASHNPAEYNGLKVYGSDGAQLTPEPAEKLIAYVEAIEDELSIPIADEKEMEEGGLIHTLAPEMDHQYIRALGSVLRQPEMGKKNGAAIQVVFSPLHGTALEPLKHAFETNGYTDVHIVPEQAKPDPGFSTVTKPNPEEGEAFALAKELGRKQHADLLIATDPDADRLGVAVPDKQEDGGYRLLTGNETGFLLLDYLLAQDREGLPINGKVLKTIVTSESGRALADHYGVTCEDTLTGFKFIAEKMKRFEDGAEDGTFLFGYEESYGYLLAPFVRDKDAIQTALVITEMALSEKQKGNTLTEKLASLYESFGYYREGIESITLKGKKGEEQIEALLASFRTQPPVSFGEGQIVSVIEDYERGEAVTVNNGRQTPIHLPASNVLKYKCEDESWVCVRPSGTEPKMKCYFGVKEPNPSAAHQALAELREAVMADINLRLSNFN, from the coding sequence ATGCACAAGACGATAGAACGATGGCGGCACGGATTGCAAAATGACCGGCAATTAAGTGCCGAGCTGGAAAGGATGATTCAAAGTGAAGACGAAGGGTCCTTGGAAGATTGTTTTTATCGCACCCTCACTTTCGGAACAGGAGGGATGCGCGGAGAGCTTGGCCCGGGGCCGAACCGGATGAATCGTTATACGGTGCGTAAAGCTGCTTTAGGCTTGGCGCGTTATCTTCACGCAACCGAAGGAACAGCCAGTGTGGTCATTGCGTTTGATTCCCGTACAAATTCAGATCTATTTGCGAAGGAGGCTGCCCGTACCCTCGCAAAAGAAGGAATTAATGTCGACCTCTTTTCTTCGTTAAGGCCGACCCCTATGTTATCGTTTGCCGTACGCGAGCGCGAGGCATCGGCTGGCATCATGATCACAGCGAGCCATAATCCGGCCGAATACAATGGCTTAAAAGTGTATGGCAGTGACGGGGCACAATTGACACCGGAACCTGCCGAAAAGCTCATTGCGTATGTGGAGGCTATAGAGGATGAGCTGTCGATTCCAATTGCAGATGAAAAAGAGATGGAAGAAGGCGGCCTTATCCACACGTTGGCTCCGGAAATGGACCATCAATACATTCGGGCACTTGGTTCTGTTCTCCGGCAGCCAGAGATGGGAAAAAAAAATGGAGCAGCCATCCAAGTCGTATTCAGCCCGCTCCATGGAACGGCGTTGGAACCGTTAAAGCACGCATTTGAAACAAATGGATATACCGATGTACATATTGTGCCTGAGCAAGCAAAACCGGACCCTGGTTTTTCTACGGTGACAAAGCCGAATCCTGAGGAGGGAGAAGCGTTTGCATTAGCAAAGGAACTGGGGAGAAAACAGCATGCGGATTTGTTGATTGCGACTGACCCTGACGCAGATCGCCTGGGCGTGGCCGTTCCCGATAAGCAAGAAGATGGAGGATATCGTCTGCTTACGGGGAATGAGACCGGCTTTCTGCTCCTCGATTATCTGTTGGCACAAGATAGAGAAGGTTTGCCTATCAACGGAAAGGTGCTGAAGACGATCGTCACCTCTGAAAGTGGCCGGGCACTCGCCGATCATTACGGTGTAACATGTGAAGATACATTGACCGGCTTTAAATTTATCGCAGAGAAAATGAAGCGTTTTGAAGATGGCGCGGAGGACGGAACATTCCTATTTGGATATGAAGAATCGTATGGATACTTGCTCGCCCCGTTTGTGCGTGACAAAGATGCCATACAGACGGCGTTGGTAATAACTGAGATGGCCTTATCGGAAAAGCAAAAGGGAAACACGCTTACGGAAAAATTAGCAAGTCTTTACGAAAGTTTCGGTTATTACCGGGAGGGAATTGAATCAATAACGTTGAAAGGGAAAAAGGGAGAGGAACAAATCGAAGCGTTGCTTGCATCTTTTCGCACGCAACCGCCCGTATCTTTTGGGGAAGGGCAAATCGTTTCCGTCATCGAAGATTATGAACGAGGCGAGGCGGTCACTGTGAATAACGGGAGGCAAACTCCAATTCATTTACCTGCTTCGAATGTGCTTAAGTACAAATGTGAAGATGAATCGTGGGTATGCGTAAGGCCTTCGGGAACGGAACCGAAAATGAAATGTTATTTCGGAGTGAAAGAACCGAATCCCTCTGCGGCTCATCAAGCACTTGCGGAACTTCGAGAAGCCGTCATGGCCGACATTAATCTGCGATTATCCAACTTTAATTGA
- a CDS encoding arylamine N-acetyltransferase produces MEMEWVHDYLRLMGMSEKQASTPYLKHLLNAHRHVFPFENIGKLVFHDQACVTEDIERFLWRHRCFHTGGTCITLNLQFSKLLEALGFQVFFLKPGGDHMALLVLAPETGEPLYVDVGTPVPLLTPLPLNKHKQTHVPLFAGEKVILMAGDKEGEYTYIRTIADRIVDRKWAFSIDRCYQLPDFQDTIRKSYQPDAQYMQQLRCEKWCARKRRMLSLKNKELTIRTHNGGKIKRRMKSRKDLSEVLADTFSLPKLPADKAMDKLEESGHLLWDQERHISSF; encoded by the coding sequence ATGGAAATGGAATGGGTGCATGATTACTTAAGATTAATGGGAATGTCCGAGAAACAAGCATCTACGCCTTATTTAAAGCATTTATTAAACGCACATCGACATGTCTTTCCTTTTGAAAACATTGGCAAACTTGTTTTTCATGATCAGGCATGTGTAACAGAAGATATTGAACGTTTTCTGTGGCGTCATCGGTGTTTTCATACGGGGGGGACGTGCATTACCCTCAATCTGCAATTCTCGAAACTATTGGAAGCCTTAGGTTTTCAGGTGTTTTTCCTTAAGCCGGGCGGAGATCACATGGCTCTGCTGGTTTTGGCACCTGAAACCGGAGAACCCCTCTATGTAGACGTCGGAACGCCTGTTCCGCTTTTAACTCCATTGCCGTTAAATAAGCATAAACAGACACATGTCCCCCTCTTTGCAGGAGAAAAAGTAATTTTGATGGCTGGAGATAAAGAAGGGGAGTACACATATATCCGTACGATTGCAGACCGAATCGTGGATCGAAAATGGGCCTTTTCCATTGATCGCTGTTACCAACTTCCTGATTTTCAAGACACGATCCGCAAGTCTTATCAACCTGATGCCCAATATATGCAACAACTGCGTTGTGAAAAATGGTGCGCACGGAAAAGGCGTATGTTGTCATTAAAAAATAAAGAATTGACGATCCGCACGCATAACGGAGGAAAAATAAAAAGAAGGATGAAATCGCGAAAGGATTTGTCGGAAGTTCTCGCAGATACATTCTCCCTTCCTAAACTTCCGGCAGACAAGGCGATGGACAAGCTGGAAGAAAGCGGTCATTTGCTTTGGGATCAGGAACGCCATATTTCTTCTTTTTAA
- a CDS encoding LemA family protein codes for MGFAMILGILIAVTLLVWFIGYSVLLKFVTRMETRWQRIMHLLSRVERSTNDFLAVLDQYGKLPAGTTESLEKVMEDMQDPANERGDQLHAFGILNDRVTFLFEQMDDDEDLNDPELVEISEDLNTTLTLLETASQSYNYAVEKYNKSLTVTPTKYVANVHQFKPQLMVDETVHRLSSSDHAI; via the coding sequence TTGGGATTTGCAATGATACTCGGCATTTTAATTGCCGTCACTTTGCTCGTATGGTTTATCGGCTATTCGGTGCTTTTAAAGTTTGTTACCCGCATGGAAACACGATGGCAGCGGATTATGCACTTGCTTTCACGTGTGGAACGGTCCACGAATGACTTTTTAGCCGTCCTTGACCAGTATGGCAAATTACCAGCCGGAACAACAGAATCGCTTGAAAAAGTCATGGAAGATATGCAAGATCCGGCAAATGAACGCGGTGACCAATTGCATGCTTTCGGTATTTTAAACGATCGGGTTACGTTTTTATTTGAACAAATGGATGATGATGAGGATCTCAATGATCCCGAACTTGTGGAGATCAGCGAAGACTTAAATACGACGCTAACATTGTTGGAAACTGCCAGCCAGTCCTATAACTATGCCGTCGAGAAATACAACAAAAGCCTTACCGTTACTCCGACGAAATATGTGGCAAACGTTCATCAATTCAAACCACAGCTGATGGTCGATGAAACGGTTCACCGTTTATCATCGAGTGATCACGCAATATAA